The Lynx canadensis isolate LIC74 chromosome D1, mLynCan4.pri.v2, whole genome shotgun sequence genome has a segment encoding these proteins:
- the LOC115526074 gene encoding double C2-like domain-containing protein gamma → MAGAAAGSRGRPQRVNMQEHMAIDVSPGPIRPIHLISDYFPHFYPFAKHTLSAPDPHPAVIPAICSAPRQRADPEPEGDSDDSTALGALEFTLLFDADNSALHCTAHRAKGLKPPASGSVDTYVKANLLPGASKASQLRTRTVRGTRGPVWEETLTYHGFTRQDAGRKTLRLCVCEDPRLRRRRGAPPLGELRVPLRKLVPNRARSFDVCLEKRKLTKRPESLDTARGMCLYEEEETEAAGDERGRILLSLCYSSRQGGLLVGVLRCAHLAPMDANGYSDPFVRLFLHPNVGKRRKYKTSVRKKTLNPEFNEEFFYAGPREELAQKTLLVSVWDYDLGTADDFIGGVRLSSHASGERQRHWCECLGRSDCRLELWHPLDGAPPQLSD, encoded by the exons CCACAGCGGGTGAACATGCAGGAGCACATGGCCATCGACGTGAGCCCCGGCCCCATCCGGCCCATCCACCTCATTTCCGACTATTTCCCACACTTCTACCCCTTCGCTAAGCACACTCTAAGCGCCCCAGACCCACACCCTGCAGTGATCCCTGCCATTTGCTCTGCACCCCGGCAGCGGGCCGAtccagagccagagggagactCAGATGACAGCA CTGCCCTGGGCGCCCTCGAGTTCACGCTTCTTTTTGATGCGGACAACAGCGCCCTGCACTGCACGGCTCACCGGGCCAAG GGTCTCAAGCCACCAGCCTCAGGCTCTGTGGACACCTATGTCAAAGCCAATCTGCTGCCAGGAGCCAGCAAG GCCAGCCAGCTGCGGACTCGCACAGTTCGGGGCACGAGGGGGCCTGTCTGGGAGGAGACGCTCACCTATCACGGCTTCACCCGCCAGGATGCTGGGCGAAAGACACTGCG gctgtgtgtgtgtgaggaccCGCGGCTGCGGCGACGGCGGGGGGCGCCTCCCCTGGGGGAGCTGCGGGTGCCCCTGAGGAAGCTGGTGCCCAACCGAGCCAGGAGCTTCGATGTGTGTCTGGAGAAGCGGAAGCTG ACCAAGAGGCCCGAGAGTCTGGACACGGCCCGTGGCATGTGCCTGTATGAGGAG GAGGAGACGGAGGCAGCAGGGGACGAACGCGGGCGCATCCTGCTGTCACTGTGCTACAGCTCCCGGCAGGGCGGCTTGCTGGTGGGTGTCCTGCGCTGTGCCCACCTTGCCCCCATGGATGCCAATGGCTATTCGGACCCCTTCGTCCGCCT TTTCCTGCATCCAAACGTGGGGAAGAGACGTAAATACAAGACCAGTGTTCGGAAAAAGACCCTGAACCCCGAGTTCAATGAG gaaTTCTTTTATGCAGGCCCAAGGGAGGAGCTGGCCCAGAAGACACTGCTAGTGTCTGTATGGGACTATGACCTGGGCACAGCTGACGACTTCATTG GCGGGGTGCGGCTGAGTAGCCACGCCAGCGGGGAACGCCAGCGGCACTGGTGCGAGTGCCTGGGCCGCAGTGACTGCCGACTGGAGCTGTGGCACCCGCTGGACGGTGCGCCCCCCCAGCTCAGCGACTAG